The segment GCGCTCTCAGTCACGGGTCCGTACGGCACGGGCAAGTCGTCGCTTGCCCTGTGGCTCGACTGCCTCTTTGCTCCATCTAACTATGCCGGTAGAAAGTCGGCCGAGGCAGCACTCACGGCAGCAGCGCCCAAGGTGATGGAGAGCGTCGCTGCCGCTCGGTCCAAGGCGAGCGCTGAGCAGCACGGCTTCGTCCGCGCTGTCGTCACGGCGCAGCGGGAACCAATCGCCAACACTGTGCTCCGCGCCCTTGAGCACGGACTCAGTCGATACTCCGCGCCGTCGAACCGAAGGAAGGCGCTGGCGGAGCTGACTAACCAGGTATCACAGCTGAGGGAGCTTGTTGGATCAGCCGGGTCGATAGTCGAAACTCGCCAAGTCCGAGATCTCATTCGCCAGGCGAGTGCGGTTGCGCCTCTGCTCATCATCATCGATGAGTTCGGGAAGAACCTTGAGGCATTCGTAGAGAACCCCGGAAACAGCGATCTGTTCTTACTCCAGGAGCTCGCGGAGTGGACGAGGTCAGCTCCCGGCCGGCACCCCGTGGCTCTGGTCACGATGCAGCACATGGCCTTTGGCGACTACGCAGTTGGCACGAGTGGTGTTCAGCGTCGCGAATGGATGAAGATCCAAGGTCGGTTCGAAGACATTCCCTTCGTTGATACGCCGACGCAGACGCGCGCTCTCATCGCGGCCGCATTTGACGCCCCGCAGGCGGAGTTGGCCAATTCCTTGTCTGGCTGGGCCGACACGCACAGTGCTCGTTTGCGGGAGATCGGACTAAGTGATCTCGCGGAGAGCCCAGATATCCTGAGCCGCAGCTGGCCGTTGCACCCGCTTGCCCTCGCAGTGCTCCCTGCTCTCTGCAATCGTTACGGGCAGAACGAACGGACCATGTTCTCGTTCCTGGCTAGCCGTGAGCCGATGAGCGTAGGGCGCTTTCTTCAGGAGACGACCTGGGAGACGTCCCAGTCGCTTCCCGCGGTCGGTCTCGACCGTTTGTATGACTACTTCATCGATTCGGCCTCCAACATGGTCGGCATCTCCGCGGACGCGTCGCGCTGGATTGAGATCGACACACGTATTCGCGACGCACGCGATGTAACTGATGATGACCGTCGATTGTTGAAAACAATTGGAGTGCTTAACCTCACTTCGACTGGCGGATCGCTCCGGGCGAGCGAGCACATACTGGAGTACGCCGATTCGAATTGCGACACCTCGCCAGAGCATCTCAAGAAGTCGCTGCGGCGGCTGATTCGTCAAGGACTTATCACATATCGGGACTTTGCCGACGAGTACCGCGTCTGGCAGGGCAGCGACTTCGACATCAAGACAGCTGTTGAGAATGCCCGTCGGCGCCTCCGTGACATGCCTGACAACGAGGTCCTGACCGCTGTTCTTCCGCTATCGCCTGTGGTCGCAGCGAGGCATTCGCATCAGCGCGGCACCCTGCGAGCATTCGAACGCACGTGGATCGACGCTCGTGCGGCTGTGTCTCCCTTGACGGCGACTGATCGGGGAGACGGACTTGTCGCTTACGTAGTCGGAGGGCAGTTCGCCGGCAGCGTTGCCAGTGGTACGAGGGACAAGCCCATTGTCCTGGGGGAAGCTGATTCGACTCGGCTCGCAGACGCGGCGCGCGAGGTACTGGCGCTGCGAGAGCTCCTTACTAGTGAGGAAGTAGCGCCTCATGATTGGGTCGTCCGGAAGGAACTGAACGAACGCCTCGTTGTCTCGCTGGTCGAGACTAAGCGCCAGTTCGAAGCGGCGTACGGCCCGCTTGCGGACGTGTCCTGGTCGTGGGTCAACAGCGAGCACTCCAGGAGGAAGCGCCTATACGGTTCGCTCCCGGCTGTGGCCTCAGTGATCGCCGACCAGAGCTACTCGTCCGCCCTTCCCCTACGCAACGACCTGATCAATCGGCACGAACTCTCCTCGCAGGCTGCAAAGGCAAGACGCGAGGTAGCGGAGATCATGCAAGCTCGGCAGCACTTGCCGGCCTTGGGTCTGGAAGGCTTCGGCCCGGACCGGACGCTGTATCTATCCCTGCTGTCTGAGTTCGGTATCCATCAGCAGCGCGGCGGGCAGTGGATGTTTGCCTCGCCAGAGAAGTCGAACCCGGCCTACCCAGTGTGGGACGCCTTCGTGGCGGAGCTTCGACAGGCGACGGGCGCTCGGCTCAACGTGGGAAGCCTCTTCGAATCGCTTTCTCTACCGCCGTTTGGCCTTCGAGCAGGCGTCGCTCCACTCGTCTTGATCGCAGTCCTATGCGCCCATTCTGATGAGTTCGCCATGTACGAACACGGCACCTTCCGACCCCGACTCGGTGCTGACCTGGTCGAACGTCTGCTGCGCAACCCGGGAAACTTCGAGGTCAAGTGTTTCGGCACGCGAAGCAAGCCTCGGCGTGAGTTCATCGAGGCCGTTGCGCAAGCTCTCGACCCCACGCGAGATGGTCGGCCTGCAAGCGTGGTGTCGGTCGTTTCTTCCATGGTCGCGCAACTTAATATGCTGACTCAATACGCCAAGAAGACGAAACGGCTCAGCGAGCATGCAATGGCAGTCCGCTTGGCAATCCTCGAGGCGACCGAGCCGGATGAATTGCTCTTCGGGCGCCTCCCAACCGCCGTCGCTGCGGCCCCTGTCGGTGCTCGGGACGAGCGGGAGATTGCCGAACTAGAGGCACTAGCAAGGAGCATCGCCTCCTCGCTAGGGGAGTTGTCCGCGGCGCGCGCCCGCCTCTCGGACTCCCTAGCGAGCTCGCTCGCAGTGGAGCTGAAGGTGGTTGGCGATCCGCAGGAGGCGTTGTCGGTGCGCAGCCAGCAGGTTCACGAAAAGATTTTGGACCCGCGTTTGAAGGGACTTTCGACCGCGCTCCAGGCGGACATGGACGGACCCGAATGGCTGGATTACGTGGCCATGCAGGTTGTCGGGTCACCTCCCGACAGCTGGGGGGATGACGAGGCCGAGCGGTTCCACATGTCGATACGTGACCTCGGCATGGCGTTCCTGCGCATCGAAGCACTTACCGCTGATATGCGCGCCGGGTCCGGCGACTTCGAGGCATTGCGCATCGCTGTCAACTCGTCGCGTGGCGGTGACCTCGTCCGTCTCGTGCAGCTCGACGATCAACGAGCGGACGTAGTGGCTGCAGCGCTCGAACCCGCGATGCTGAAGCTCATCAACACCGGGGTGAGTGAGACCGAGGCTCGCGAATGGATTCTGGCGCATCTACTGGAGGCGGAGCTCTCGACTGCCCGGGATCAGGCCGATGTCCGTCTCGCCACGTACGGTGAGGGAAAGACCCAAAGCGAGGAGCGGCACGCATGAGCGCGAACCAGGTTAGGCACGTATGCGGGATATCGGGGGGTAAGGACTCCAGTGCTCTGGCCATCTACCTTCGTGATCGAGTTCCAGAGATGGAGTACTTCTTCTGCGACACCGGTGCTGAGCTGCCTGAGACGTACGAGTACCTCAACAAGCTCGAGGTCGTCTTGGGCAAGCCGATCGCTCGCCTCAATGCGGACAAGGGCTTTGACCATTGGTTCGAGGTGTACCGCGGGACACTCCCGTCGCCACAGATGCGGTGGTGTACCAAGCTTGTGAAGATCAAGCCCCTCGAGGCGTGGCTCGGCGACGACGAAGCCATCAGCTATGTGGCAATCCGCGCCGACGAAAAGAACCGTAAGGGCTATGTGTCCACCAAGCCCAACATAAGTGCGGTCTTCCCTTTCGTGGAGGAAGAGGTCGATCATGAGGGCGTCCTTCGCATTTTGGACGAAGCGGGCGTCGGTTTGCCGGCCTACTACGAATGGCGCACACGAAGTGGTTGCTACTTCTGCTTCTACCAGCGCAAGGCGGAGTGGGTCGGGCTTGCCGACCGTCACCCGGAGCTGTTCGAGCGCGCAGTGGCGATCGAGCAGAAAGTGCTCAAGGATGGGGGCGCTTCCGGCGACGTCAGCTACCAGGGCCAGGCGATGCAGGGACGCGACTACACTTGGTCGAACGGAGAGACCCTTAGCGAACTTCTTGATCGCCGTGAGGAGATCCTGAAGAAGCACGCAGAGGCAATGGCAAGGGCGGCGAAGAGCCGACGCAATCTTCCCCTGATCGAGGTCCTCTCCGGCGCCCTCGACGAGGATGACGATAGCGACGCGTGCGTGGTCTGCGCGCTATAGCTAGTCAACGCCGCGCGATCCGCCCAACTCGGCCTGGAGAAGGTCATCATGATAGTCGGCGAGTTGAGCCATCGACGTGAAGGCAGCCATCAACTCGGGCTCCTGAAGGTGGTCGCCCAGCATGTCGTACTCCAAAGCGATCACCCGCTCGCGTGAGTAATAGGCCCAGCGACCGAAGACTTCCCGGCAGTTGAGCTCGTTTAGACGAGTCAGTACACGACCGTCCTCCGCCTCTACGTGGCGCAAGACATCCGATCTAATCTCGATAAGGGACTGTGAGCCCCAGGATCGGAAAGAAACGCTCACAAGTGCACTGGAGAATCGAAAAGTTAGAGCATCGGCGGCTCCGGTCCAGCTAAGGCCGTTTCCTTCGAGGATGGATTCCACGTGTGCGCGCGCTCGTTGGATCATCGTTCTTCCCCTTCTTTGAGAGCTGCGACGCGAAACATG is part of the Nocardioides cavernae genome and harbors:
- a CDS encoding T3SS (YopN, CesT) and YbjN peptide-binding chaperone 1 gives rise to the protein MESILEGNGLSWTGAADALTFRFSSALVSVSFRSWGSQSLIEIRSDVLRHVEAEDGRVLTRLNELNCREVFGRWAYYSRERVIALEYDMLGDHLQEPELMAAFTSMAQLADYHDDLLQAELGGSRGVD
- a CDS encoding phosphoadenosine phosphosulfate reductase domain-containing protein, giving the protein MSANQVRHVCGISGGKDSSALAIYLRDRVPEMEYFFCDTGAELPETYEYLNKLEVVLGKPIARLNADKGFDHWFEVYRGTLPSPQMRWCTKLVKIKPLEAWLGDDEAISYVAIRADEKNRKGYVSTKPNISAVFPFVEEEVDHEGVLRILDEAGVGLPAYYEWRTRSGCYFCFYQRKAEWVGLADRHPELFERAVAIEQKVLKDGGASGDVSYQGQAMQGRDYTWSNGETLSELLDRREEILKKHAEAMARAAKSRRNLPLIEVLSGALDEDDDSDACVVCAL